The proteins below come from a single Mucilaginibacter mali genomic window:
- a CDS encoding polysaccharide lyase family 8 super-sandwich domain-containing protein has translation MNKLSALFLFFTCIISFNSHALQTVTPLQDIRRECRRLLLSDTAYATEQSFRLTDDVKYNSDAAGYFKSLTTDGNWKDLNYTNDSPSAWPPAWHMYRIMLLCREWNKTQNPQQLAAIHRALAYFIKNDFKCSNWWQNQINIPYTYSSVMLMLDKETNTAEIAYLNNVQVVREQQQKNPTGQNKIWQKDIEARIALLHDDQSAFTAAINSMQSVITKSTAEGIQPDNSFQQHGAMLQFGNYGLHFVNSLLFWIKLTANTSYAFDKDKQQIIFDYCANGLRWTIYKGAMDITAVGRQLRPNFTAKRGANLYDDFNLIKSFDNNLCNYFLDGIGPASTCTLAGNKGFWRSDYMVQLQSGQYMMSVKTHGPFVKRVESINGENLKGAYLNDGVTIIQKNGNEYKNIAPLWRWNMLPGTTTDTTMEVTDAKVTASKNESAFVGQVSDGTIGASAMIYSRLGVTAYKSYFFINDMMVALGAGITAPNKASVVTTVNQRYYNFKTGKHLKGENWVWHEGTGYFFPDRTTELKTVIQKRKADWGSIDKASTGIMAADSVITWYIGHNNSDKYVYMVKPNFGVVDTRKLAYHLPVKVIANSTSAQAVQSGNTIIAVFYKPGVVYLSESQRIQTDQPCMLICKTGTGSSEIWASDPSRKLQMLNIIINKKAIPVQLPQGDMLGSVIKVL, from the coding sequence ATGAACAAACTATCCGCGCTATTCCTGTTCTTTACCTGCATCATATCATTCAACAGCCATGCGCTGCAAACCGTAACTCCCCTACAGGATATCCGCCGGGAATGTCGCCGTTTGCTGCTATCAGATACAGCCTATGCTACCGAGCAAAGCTTCCGGTTGACTGATGATGTAAAATACAACTCAGATGCCGCGGGTTACTTTAAAAGCCTGACGACCGATGGTAACTGGAAGGATCTGAACTACACCAACGATAGCCCCAGCGCGTGGCCACCTGCATGGCATATGTACCGCATTATGCTGCTTTGCCGCGAGTGGAATAAAACACAAAACCCGCAGCAACTGGCTGCCATTCACCGGGCGCTGGCTTATTTCATCAAAAACGATTTTAAATGCAGCAACTGGTGGCAAAACCAGATCAATATCCCCTACACCTATAGCAGCGTTATGCTGATGCTGGATAAAGAAACCAATACCGCTGAAATAGCCTACCTCAACAACGTTCAGGTAGTACGCGAACAGCAGCAGAAAAACCCAACCGGCCAAAACAAGATCTGGCAAAAGGATATCGAGGCCCGCATAGCCCTGTTGCACGATGACCAGTCGGCTTTTACAGCGGCCATCAACAGCATGCAATCGGTGATCACCAAATCAACAGCAGAAGGGATACAGCCCGATAACTCCTTTCAGCAGCATGGCGCTATGTTGCAATTTGGCAATTACGGCCTGCACTTTGTAAACAGCCTTTTATTTTGGATAAAGCTGACCGCCAACACCTCCTACGCTTTTGACAAGGATAAACAGCAGATCATTTTTGATTACTGCGCTAACGGCCTGCGCTGGACTATATACAAAGGCGCTATGGATATTACTGCCGTCGGCAGGCAATTACGCCCTAACTTTACCGCTAAGCGCGGCGCTAATTTGTACGATGATTTTAACCTCATTAAATCATTCGATAATAATCTCTGTAATTATTTCTTAGATGGCATAGGTCCGGCATCAACCTGTACCCTGGCCGGTAACAAAGGCTTTTGGCGCAGCGATTATATGGTGCAGTTGCAATCGGGCCAGTACATGATGAGTGTGAAAACCCACGGGCCGTTTGTAAAGCGCGTGGAATCTATCAACGGAGAAAACCTGAAAGGCGCTTATCTGAACGATGGTGTTACCATCATCCAAAAAAATGGCAACGAATACAAAAACATAGCCCCCCTTTGGCGATGGAACATGCTGCCAGGCACCACTACCGACACCACTATGGAGGTTACCGATGCCAAAGTAACGGCCAGCAAAAATGAATCGGCCTTTGTAGGCCAGGTTAGCGATGGCACTATCGGCGCCAGCGCTATGATCTATAGCCGCTTGGGCGTAACCGCTTATAAGAGTTACTTCTTTATCAATGATATGATGGTGGCCCTCGGCGCGGGGATCACCGCGCCAAATAAGGCCAGTGTAGTAACTACGGTTAACCAGCGCTATTACAACTTTAAAACCGGCAAACATTTAAAAGGCGAAAACTGGGTTTGGCACGAGGGTACCGGCTATTTCTTCCCCGATCGTACCACCGAGTTAAAAACCGTTATCCAAAAACGCAAAGCCGATTGGGGCAGTATCGATAAGGCATCCACAGGTATCATGGCTGCCGATTCGGTGATCACCTGGTATATCGGGCATAACAATTCGGATAAGTACGTGTACATGGTGAAGCCTAACTTTGGCGTGGTTGATACGCGTAAACTGGCTTATCACCTCCCGGTTAAGGTTATTGCCAACAGTACCTCAGCGCAGGCGGTACAATCGGGTAATACTATCATCGCTGTATTTTATAAACCCGGGGTGGTGTACCTAAGCGAATCGCAACGCATCCAAACAGATCAGCCTTGCATGCTTATCTGTAAAACCGGGACCGGTAGTAGCGAAATTTGGGCATCAGATCCATCGCGAAAGCTGCAAATGCTGAATATCATTATTAATAAAAAAGCCATTCCGGTACAATTGCCGCAGGGCGATATGCTGGGTTCGGTAATAAAGGTGTTATAA